The Pochonia chlamydosporia 170 chromosome 1, whole genome shotgun sequence genome window below encodes:
- a CDS encoding protein GCN20 (similar to Aspergillus terreus NIH2624 XP_001215994.1), translated as MADGQTADPPIVQGEAKLPGETLRTILLNGAKELKLISDNVLGYESSFHKPHYPRPPKAVAGQKIGKLQLKDPSRGCQYPQLRYRAQEFSLRKRRLALKIGYSSLEATFTALIPTRHDSAAKTMEADIRAVLPNIDPVVSDYSVGYLTHASTAWTDDDDASGLSPLSEAAAAITELLLSASGDFTPSAEEKVKQLVEKWVDKYAEANGGLRTGPSIVKRLDQTIQVSTQRNMSSTLAVATGGVDLEQANARKVESKVDRKKLEKAERKIAAKQQKKTFKVVEYEASRLLDQPEDTQSYEEFYMAVNPLQIGSSSSNKTKDVKLDNIDVSIGGNRILSDTTLTLAYGHRYGLVGNNGVGKSTLLRALSRREVAIPTHISILHVEQEITGDDTPALQAVLDADVWRKVLLREQDELVASLADLEARRAPLADTSADAAKLDHEKEAKDGKLGDIQAKLAEMESDKAESRAASILAGLGFSPERQQFATKTFSGGWRMRLALARALFCEPDLLLLDEPSNMLDVPSITFLSNYLQGYPSTVLVVSHDRAFLNEVATDIIHQHSERLDYYRGANFDSFYATREERKKVAKKEYENQMAQRAHLQAFIDKFRYNAAKSSEAQSRIKKLEKMPVLTPPESEYSVKFTFPDVEKLSPPIIQMSEVDFGYTQDKPLLRNVDLDVQLDSRIGIVGPNGAGKTTVLKLLIGKLAVSKGIVTAHPRLRIGFFAQHHVDALDLTLSAVSFMSKTYPGRTDEEYRRQLGAFGITGTTGLQKMALLSGGQKSRVAFACLALTNPHILVLDEPSNHLDIEAMDALAEALQAFQGGVLMVSHDVTMLQMVCTSLWVCDKGTVEKFDGDVQAYKKKISAQADAAGVVKAH; from the exons TGTGTTGGGATATGAGTCGTCTTTTCAC AAACCCCACTATCCACGACCACCGAAAGCTGTGGCGGGGCAAAAGATCGGAAAACTCCAGCTCAAAGATCCGAGCCGTGGATGCCAATACCCTCAGCTTCGGTATCGTGCCCAGGAATTTTCTCTACGGAAAAGACGGCTGGCCTTGAAAATCGGTTACTCAAGCCTCGAAGCGACTTTTACTGCGCTGATTCCTACACGACACGACTCGGCCGCAAAAACGATGGAAGCCGACATCAGAGCTGTGCTTCCAAATATCGACCCAGTGGTCTCAGACTACTCTGTCGGTTACCTGACGCACGCTTCAACCGCCTGGaccgacgatgatgacgcaTCTGGTCTGTCGCCCCTAAGCGAAGCCGCCGCTGCCATCACCGAACTTCTGCTCTCCGCCTCTGGCGATTTCACCCCCTCTGCCGAAGAAAAGGTCAAGCAACTCGTGGAGAAATGGGTCGACAAGTACGCCGAAGCAAATGGAGGGCTGCGGACCGGTCCTTCAATTGTGAAGAGGTTAGACCAGACTATTCAGGTCAGCACACAGCGCAACATGTCGTCAACGCTCGCCGTAGCCACCGGTGGTGTTGATCTGGAGCAAGCCAATGCGAGAAAAGTCGAGTCCAAGGTCGATCGCAAGAAGCTTGAAAAGGCGGAGCGCAAAATCGCCGCCAAGCAACAAAAGAAGACCTTCAAGGTTGTCGAGTATGAGGCGTCGAGACTGCTGGACCAACCCGAGGATACGCAATCGTACGAAGAATTTTACATGGCTGTCAATCCACTCCAAATCGGCAGCTCTAGctcaaacaagacaaaagacgtcaaacttgacaatatCGATGTGTCGATTGGCGGAAATAGAATTCTTTCGGATACTACCCTTACGCTCGCATATGGCCATCGGTATGGTTTGGTTGGTAACAACGGTGTGGGTAAATCCACACTGTTGCGAGCACTGTCCAGGAGAGAAGTCGCTATTCCTACACATATTTCCATTTTGCACGTGGAACAAGAA ATTACTGGAGATGATACCCCTGCCTTACAAGCAGTTCTTGACGCAGATGTTTGGCGCAAGGTTCTGCTCAGAGAGCAAGAC GAGCTCGTTGCTAGTTTGGCTGATCTGGAGGCTCGCCGAGCCCCTCTAGCCGACACTTCCGCCGATGCCGCGAAGCTTGACCACGAAAAGGAAGCCAAAGATGGAAAACTTGGAGATATTCAAGCCAAATTGGCCGAAATGGAATCCGACAAGGCAGAATCAAGGGCAGCCAGTATTCTGGCAGGTCTTGGCTTCTCACCCGAGAGACAACAATTCGCTACCAAAACATTCTCTGGTGGTTGGAGAATGCGTTTGGCGCTCGCTCGTGCCCTGTTTTGCGAACCTGATCTGTTGTTGCTCGACGAACCGTCAAACATGTTGGACGTCCCGTCCATTACTTTCCTCTCCAACTATCTGCAAGGGTATCCTAGCACAGTGCTTGTCGTTTCTCACGACAGAGCATTCTTGAACGAGGTTGCCACAGATATCATCCACCAACACTCCGAACGACTCGACTACTACCGCGGTGCCAACTTTGACTCCTTCTACGCCACTCgtgaagagagaaagaaggttGCCAAGAAGGAGTACGAGAACCAAATGGCACAGAGAGCTCATCTCCAAGCCTTCATTGACAAGTTCCGTTACAATGCCGCAAAATCCTCCGAGGCCCAATCCCGCATCAaaaagctggagaagatgcCTGTCCTCACACCACCAGAATCAGAGTACAGCGTCAAATTTACCTTTCCCGATGTTGAGAAGCTATCACCCCCTATCATCCAAATGTCCGAGGTCGACTTTGGATACACACAAGATAAGCCGCTGCTACGAAACGTGGACCTGGATGTTCAATTAGACTCTCGTATCGGTATCGTCGGACCCAACGGTGCTGGTAAGACGACGGTTCTCAAACTCCTGattggcaagttggcagtATCAAAGGGCATCGTCACGGCCCACCCGCGTCTTCGCATCGGATTCTTTGCCCAGCACCACGTCGATGCGTTAGACTTGACTCTCAGCGCCGTCAGCTTCATGTCCAAAACGTATCCCGGAAGGACGGACGAGGAATACCGAAGACAGCTGGGAGCATTCGGTATCACCGGCACAACAGGTTTACAAAAGATGGCTCTGCTATCTGGTGGTCAAAAGTCAAGAGTGGCATTTGCTTGTTTGGCCCTGACGAACCCTCATATTCTCGTGCTTGACGAACCGTCTAATCATCTTGATATTGAAGCGATGGACGCCCTTGCGGAAGCCCTGCAGGCTTTCCAGGGTGGTGTACTGATGGTGTCTCACGATGTTACCATGTTGCAGATGGTGTGTACGTCGTTGTGGGTGTGTGATAAGGGGACGGTTGAGAAGTTCGATGGTGATGTACAGGCTTATAAGAAGAAGATTTCAGCACAGGCGGATGCGGCTGGCGTTGTTAAGGCTCATTAG